The proteins below come from a single Ictalurus furcatus strain D&B chromosome 15, Billie_1.0, whole genome shotgun sequence genomic window:
- the zhx3b gene encoding zinc fingers and homeoboxes protein 3, with product MASKRKSTIPCMIPVKTMHLQDDLEQGRLSPAVKESSFSHKVEASEKAFHSLCESSGQDASNAQKDNGTYTCRPCNFETHDLNLFLDHVYSGHPEFRADPSFFCVDCGVSAAKFEGLALHNARVHPSTVTTTLQLKRKDRKVTVEQMIIAAPGEITIFKESEISITKTPIMKMLKGKSEPKRIVVSHPATDESTTVKQAEMADSPAVTVTHVPTIVHNDAASKVTLPSAIQIVNGSGALPMLKTAITQVVSVVQNRSVHQQSSSASLSTSSSSNSSSSSSKNLPKVMIPLSSIPTYNASMDTSSFLKTSFSKFPYPTKAELCYLTVVTKYPEEQIKIWFTAQRLKQGISWSPEEIEDARRKMFNTIIQTAPPAGQQRQTQHSTSQQTITVLPASLGTSSIPHILQGSLVGQGGVIVTQPMLSNGIQVSSAPVALAVTPKPQAATKPMMQAKPAAALVADKGLNMVVGSVGSSNSGINAISSSSTSSIISSVSTNSCSMSNHTSVISLGVSSNGKMKSNSKLSTSSTNGRSSTPSNNNGKTVNENKNSTNVKSTVAKSSADISTDTKGNTNESKSSRSNSPNVTASSSPTPTTTSDGTPSKSESPASANSRTLPSASFLDPSFYKAKKSQEQLSALKESFLISQFPSQEEVDRLISLTGLTVREVRKWFSDRRYHFRNHKGSKSSTGGQTSTATSSSAYSASADSADNAASLERPRTPQQVPLSPSRQQQTTPPTPTRRQPRPPSPDFTAIRYKEREPHQVRALEASFAQDSDPSEEEVDRLRAETKMTRREIHGWFSERRRRVAAEKKKEELERAEREEEEEEAQEEVEGEKDKTETAEEKQDDEESSETNQQTKEDTSGTAPKVNPIKINLKMLKVTEANGKGETEGSPQPETAKVPSPVSQTSTPPLSQTPNRGKKTPEQLHLLKQAFARTHWPSSPQYNELITKTGLPRPEVVRWFGDCRYVLKNGQLKWLENYQSIVEDEDFQKGDIAVLQEHLNVYGNLVEDLVEELVKSSGLSEELVRKWFAKQTKAHELSEDRKSEDVEPSSCTTKGKAALKSLQQDEEDVKGEPMELTVTDLSIDQTTKKTTGEDISTSDEPECDE from the coding sequence ATGGCGAGCAAGAGGAAGTCCACGATTCCCTGCATGATTCCTGTGAAAACCATGCATCTACAGGATGATCTTGAGCAGGGTAGACTCTCTCCTGCGGTCAAGGAAAGCAGTTTCTCCCACAAGGTAGAGGCAAGTGAAAAGGCCTTCCATAGTTTGTGTGAATCATCAGGGCAGGACGCAAGTAATGCCCAAAAAGATAACGGCACTTACACCTGCAGGCCGTGTAATTTCGAAACCCATGACCTGAACCTCTTCCTCGATCACGTCTACAGCGGGCATCCAGAGTTCCGCGCCGACCCGAGCTTTTTCTGCGTGGACTGCGGAGTGAGTGCGGCAAAATTTGAAGGTCTTGCCTTGCACAATGCCCGCGTGCACCCCAGTACTGTCACCACTACGCTACAGCTAAAGAGGAAGGATCGGAAGGTCACCGTGGAGCAGATGATCATCGCCGCTCCTGGTGAAATAACTATCTTCAAGGAATCGGAGATCTCCATCACAAAGACGCCCATTATGAAAATGCTCAAGGGGAAATCGGAGCCCAAGAGGATCGTGGTTTCTCACCCTGCCACAGATGAATCCACAACCGTGAAGCAAGCCGAGATGGCCGATTCTCCAGCGGTTACGGTCACTCACGTTCCTACAATCGTACACAATGACGCAGCAAGCAAAGTCACCTTGCCGTCAGCGATACAGATAGTCAATGGTTCCGGAGCCCTTCCAATGCTTAAGACGGCCATCACGCAAGTCGTGTCCGTCGTCCAGAACAGAAGCGTCCACCAGCAGTCGTCTTCGGCTTCTTTATCCACTTCATCCTCTTCGAATTCTTCCTCGTCAAGCTCCAAAAACCTACCAAAGGTGATGATTCCTCTGAGCAGCATTCCCACCTACAATGCATCCATGGATACCAGCAGCTTCCTGAAAACGTCCTTCAGCAAGTTTCCGTACCCGACCAAGGCAGAGCTGTGCTATCTCACCGTAGTTACCAAGTACCCAGAGGAGCAGATCAAAATCTGGTTTACAGCACAGAGGCTTAAGCAAGGGATTAGCTGGTCACCAGAGGAGATCGAGGACGCCCGCCGGAAGATGTTTAACACAATCATACAGACagcaccccctgctggtcaGCAGCGGCAGACTCAGCATAGCACCTCTCAGCAAACCATTACAGTCCTACCGGCCTCACTGGGTACATCCAGCATCCCTCACATTCTACAAGGCAGCCTGGTTGGCCAAGGAGGCGTGATAGTCACACAGCCCATGCTTTCTAATGGGATACAGGTCAGCAGTGCCCCCGTTGCCCTGGCTGTAACACCCAAGCCCCAAGCTGCCACCAAGCCCATGATGCAGGCTAAGCCTGCTGCTGCCCTGGTGGCTGATAAGGGGCTAAACATGGTGGTGGGCAGTGTTGGAAGCAGCAATAGTGGAATCAATGCCAtcagtagcagcagcacaagcagtattattagtagtgttAGCACAAACAGCTGTAGCATGAGTAATCACACCAGCGTGATTAGCCTGGGTGTCAGCAGCAATGGTAAAATGAAAAGCAACAGTAAGCTCAGCACATCTAGCACTAATGGCAGAAGCAGTACACCTAGCAACAATAACGGAAAAACGGTTAACGAGAACAAAAACAGCACTAATGTTAAGAGTACCGTAGCAAAAAGTAGCGCCGATATTAGCACTGATACTAAAGGAAACACTAACGAGAGCAAAAGCAGCCGAAGCAATAGTCCCAACGTTACAGCCAGCTCCAGTCCGACTCCCACGACCACCAGTGACGGCACCCCGAGTAAGTCAGAATCACCAGCATCTGCTAACTCGCGCACTCTCCCCTCCGCTAGCTTCCTGGATCCCAGCTTTTATAAAGCCAAAAAGTCCCAGGAACAGCTATCTGCCTTAAAGGAGAGCTTCCTCATTAGCCAGTTTCCCAGTCAAGAGGAGGTGGACAGGCTCATAAGTCTGACTGGTCTGACGGTCCGTGAGGTACGGAAGTGGTTCAGCGATCGTCGCTACCACTTTCGCAATCACAAGGGCTCAAAATCGAGCACTGGTGGTCAGACATCAACAGCCACTAGTTCTTCTGCCTACAGTGCCTCTGCAGACAGTGCAGACAATGCTGCATCATTGGAAAGGCCTAGAACCCCTCAACAGGTACCTCTGAGTCCTTCAAGGCAACAGCAAACGACGCCGCCGACGCCTACCCGACGTCAACCTCGGCCCCCGTCCCCAGACTTCACAGCAATACGGTACAAAGAAAGGGAGCCCCACCAGGTCCGTGCCCTCGAGGCAAGCTTTGCCCAGGATTCCGATCCGTCCGAGGAAGAGGTGGACAGGTTAAGGGCAGAAACCAAGATGACTCGACGCGAGATCCACGGCTGGTTTTCCGAGCGGCGGAGGAGAGTGGCGGctgaaaagaagaaggaggagttAGAACGTgcagagagggaggaagaagaagaggaggctCAGGAAGAAGTGGAGGGTGAAAAGGATAAAACCGAGACcgcagaagaaaaacaagacGACGAGGAATCGTCGGAAACGAACCAGCAGACCAAGGAGGATACGTCTGGGACGGCACCAAAGGTCAACCCGATAAAGATCAATCTCAAAATGCTGAAAGTCACCGAAGCCAACGGAAAAGGTGAAACGGAAGGAAGTCCGCAACCAGAGACGGCTAAAGTGCCTTCTCCTGTCTCTCAGACGTCCACACCACCACTGTCCCAAACACCAAATCGAGGAAAGAAGACACCAGAGCAGCTCCATCTACTTAAACAAGCCTTCGCTCGCACCCACTGGCCCAGCAGCCCTCAGTACAACGAGTTaatcaccaaaactggactgCCACGCCCAGAGGTGGTGCGCTGGTTCGGGGACTGTCGCTACGTCCTAAAGAACGGCCAGCTCAAGTGGCTCGAGAACTATCAGTCGATTGTAGAAGACGAGGATTTCCAGAAAGGCGACATCGCTGTCCTTCAGGAACATTTGAATGTCTATGGAAATCTGGTGGAGGACCTGGTGGAGGAGCTAGTCAAGTCCAGTGGGTTGAGTGAGGAACTGGTCAGGAAATGGTtcgcaaaacaaacaaaagcacacgAACTGTCCGAGGACAGGAAGTCTGAGGACGTGGAACCTTCCTCCTGCACGACCAAAGGCAAAGCTGCCTTAAAATCGCTTCAACAGGACGAAGAAGACGTGAAAGGGGAACCGATGGAGCTGACAGTGACGGACCTTAGTATAGATCAGACCACCAAGAAGACAACTGGAGAAGACATATCTACCAGCGACGAGCCAG
- the rab5if gene encoding uncharacterized protein RAB5IF yields the protein MTSGSSKKKEEVHVANGGLKQSTWSKALSSRAVWDDKDEFLDVVYWFRQIIAIILGVIWGVVPLKGFLGIAIFCLVNAGVLYVYFSSFQQVDEEEYGGTWELTKEGFMTSFALFLVVWIIFYTALHYD from the exons ATGACTAGCGGCTCGAGTaagaagaaagaagaggttCATGTGGCTAACGGAGGGCTGAAGCAGTCCACATGGAGCAAAGCGCTGAGCAGTAGAGCTGTGTGGGACGAcaag GATGAGTTTTTAGACGTGGTGTACTGGTTCAGACAGATCATCGCCATCATCCTGGGAGTCATCTGGGGCGTCGTTCCGCTGAAGGGCTTCCTGGGAATCGCCAT CTTCTGCCTGGTGAACGCCGGCGTCCTGTACGTTTACTTCAGCAGCTTCCAGCAGGTGGATGAGGAGGAGTACGGAGGAACATGGGAGCTCACAAAAGAAGGCTTCATGACCTCTTTCGCTTTATTCCTG GTGGTGTGGATAATCTTCTACACAGCGCTGCACTATGACTGA